One Pochonia chlamydosporia 170 chromosome 5, whole genome shotgun sequence DNA segment encodes these proteins:
- a CDS encoding ethyl tert-butyl ether degradation EthD (similar to Metarhizium robertsii ARSEF 23 XP_007816495.1), whose product MASITILYPSGHDFDLKYYLETHMPLVSASWGGDGLQSWEITQFAADLPYQIQAILKFESLAAYETARAGPNSAAVFGDIPKFTTAKPIVLKGGIQAVEKVA is encoded by the exons ATGgcttccatcaccatcctgTACCCCTCGGGCCACGACTTCGATCTCAAGTATTACTTGGAAACACACATGCCCCTCGTATCAGC TTCCTGGGGCGGCGACGGTCTACAGAGTTGGGAAATCACCCAGTTTGCCGCTGATCTGCCTTATCAGATCCAGGCTATCCTCAAGTTTGAGTCGCTGGCTGCATACGAGACTGCGAGGGCGGGACCCAACTCTGCTGCGGTGTTTGGCGACATCCCCAAGTTTACTACTGCCAAGCCGATTGTCTTGAAAGGAGGTATCCAGGCTGTTGAGAAGGTGGCCTAG